In Setaria italica strain Yugu1 unplaced genomic scaffold, Setaria_italica_v2.0 scaffold_255, whole genome shotgun sequence, the following proteins share a genomic window:
- the LOC101766109 gene encoding endochitinase A, which yields MASSATSRILALGLALLFAAGLAAAQNVASVVTDAFFNSIKSQDSGCEGKNFYTRSAFLNAANAYPGFAHGGSETQGKREIAAFFANVAHETGRLCYISEINKSNSYCDPNNRQWPCVSGKKYYGRGPLQISWNYNYGPAGKSIGFDGLGNPDKVAQDPTISFKTALWFWMNNVHGVMPQGFGATIRAINGALECNGKNPGAVSSRVNYYKQYCRQLGVDPGSNLTC from the exons ATGGCGAGTTCAGCAACGTCGAGGATCCTGGCTCTCGGGCTGGCGCTCCTCTTCGCCGCCGGCCTGGCAGCCGCGCAGAACGTGGCTAGCGTCGTCACCGACGCGTTCTTCAACAGCATCAAGTCCCAGGACAGCGGGTGCGAGGGCAAGAACTTCTACACGCGAAGCGCGTTCCTGAACGCCGCCAACGCGTACCCGGGCTTCGCGCACGGTGGCTCCGAGACCCAGGGCAAGCGCGAGATCGCCGCCTTCTTCGCGAACGTCGCGCACGAGACCGGAC GCCTCTGCTACATCAGCGAGATCAACAAGAGCAACAGCTATTGCGACCCGAACAACAGGCAGTGGCCGTGCGTCTCGGGGAAGAAGTACTACGGGCGCGGCCCTCTGCAGATCTCGTGGAACTACAACTACGGGCCGGCGGGGAAGAGCATCGGCTTTGACGGGCTCGGGAACCCAGACAAGGTGGCGCAGGATCCCACGATCTCGTTCAAGACGGCGCTCTGGTTCTGGATGAACAACGTGCACGGGGTGATGCCGCAGGGGTTCGGCGCCACCATCAGGGCCATCAACGGCGCGCTCGAGTGCAACGGCAAGAACCCCGGCGCCGTGAGCTCGAGGGTGAACTACTACAAGCAGTACTGCCGGCAGCTCGGCGTCGACCCGGGGAGCAACCTTACCTGCTAG